The genomic region attaatgaatatttgattGTGCTACTATTGTAGGAGCGCAAAACTTTTGATGAGAAGTTTATTCGGATGGATACAAAGAAGTTATGTGAGTTGACATCTGCTGCCGACAGCCTCCAACTGAAGCCTTTGGTTGACCTGACCAGCCGAGCACTTGCTCGGATTATAGAAGGAAAAACTCCTGAGGAGATTCGTGAAACATTTCATTTGCCTGATGATCTCACTGAGGTGTGTGATGATAGCTAAAGTGACCCTTAAAATCTGCAATCACGTTTCTTTATTTACATTTGGATCTTTGACAGGAGGAGAAGCTGGAGCCTCTGAGAAACATAACTGATGATCCACGAATTCGACTTCTAAACAGATTATATGCTAGAAAGAGGAAAGAActaaaagagaggaagaaacTGAAGGTACTTTCTACTATTTTAATTCCATATTTCCATTAGTATTGTTGGACCTTGCATAttgaatgttaatattattattatttatgacaAACTTCTGGTCAGACTGTGTTGTGATTACTCTAAAATGTTTCACGTGATTCAGGATGTTGAGGTTGAGGAGGAACCAAAAGATGAGCGTTCAGTTGAAGATCTTCTATCATTTATTAATGGTGCAGATGGAGGTATGTCATGTCTTTCTGCCTGACATCTCTTCTAAATTTCATCTATCATTGCTTTGGTTTCCGTGTTTCTATTTTATCagatctttcattttattttgggaGGGAGCAGGTGCAGATAAACAATGGAATTCTTGTCTTATTGTTAAAGAAAAGTAGATCACTTGTATTGCATTTTGTTCATCTCTGCAATACTGCATGTGATTTGTTTCCTCAGCTTTGACTTATATTGGTGCATGCTATATTTATacatcataaattatttaaatctgATGGTGACAAATTATAGTTTTGAAAGTTGCCATGAATATTGGGTTTTTACTTCTCtacttctattattattattattattgttattattattattattctagaATATCTAAAATTCATCTGATCATATCATTTATTCTAGAATATGATATGATGAGataatttttagattttctAACAGACTGCATATTTGAGACAAAGATTGGTTGAGCCAGACCAGGTATGGAACAAAAACCTGGGCTAGACCATGTCTGGGACAGGAGATGGGGCTAGACTGGAAGGATTGTGTATGGGACAAAGACCTGCTACTTGTCTGTTACttctgttattattttttttttttgttttgttattattgtttagATGCTTGGAGTTACTCTCTTGTTTGTGATAGATTCTAGAGCGATTATGTTGATTTCTTGTCATCGGTTATCTCATAAAATTTTCTACATTTATTCAATCATATTGCTTGTAGTAAAGTTTGCTTTAGAGTATAATAATTTGAATGCACCCTATCTTGTTTTTGCTTTACATAGCTTACCTTGTCTAAACATATGATTTGGCAGATATGAAGGGAActagaacaaataaaaataaaaagaagaatagGAGAAGGAAAGACCATGCAAAGGATCTTtcttcaaaaaatgaaaatgataaggTTAGACTCTGACGCCTATTACAACACTTGTCGAGGATATGTTTATGACTTGTATCCTCATTCTCATTGCTTAGATTACCACTACCTGTTGGTGTcaacattatttttcattttgaacaagAGTATTGTCTCTCTTATTGAAtatccttttatatattttaggaCTTGAATCCTCTCCCTTCTGCATATCACAATGTCTATTTTGACAATGCCTTGGAGGCCTCTGCAAGTAAACACTCAAGGATGCAAAACCTTCCTGCTATTAGTTTTTCTCCAAAATTTGAAGTTATTGATGGAGATGTTGACGATGATTTAGATCCTGCAATGAAAGAGGAGCTTGACAGGTTAGATACATGCTTCTGCTAGTTCTTCAATTGATTAGGAATAAGTTCAAAACTATATATGTCAATATACTTTATATGTCTGTTGTCTAactaatctttaattaattaactaatttgtTTCTATGATTTCCTTATCTTTATGTTACCAGCATCAGTTGGTTATAGAATATCTTTTTCCTCCTCACAAGTAAATTCCATGGACCCCAGAATCTTCCTGACTGGTTTAGTGCATTTTTCATTGATTGCATtccattaaaattattattaatcaagAGGATTCTTGCTTAATTGAATTCAGTGTTGAGCGTGGTGCATTTGTCTTATGTAGTagttcattcatttatttaattttagttgacAACTTATGGAATGGTCATATCAAAATATAACCTATGAAAGAGGATAATCTTGTCAGCTAATTGTTGAgtgctttattttattgttttctcttttatcttgcatttgatgactttgtttcttttcttgtagGGAAGTGGAAGATTTTGCACGAAGGTTAAATTCTGATTGGCCTGAAAGGATGCAAATTTTATCTTTGGGCCAAGACAGAAGACTAGTACCACCAATTTCTATGAATAGCAATGGTTCAACGCACCTGTATACAGGTATGTTCTTTCTATCTTCTCAATATTCTTTTAGAACCCTACTTGCTGCCTTGTTTTCTATCAGAAGCATCTGAAAATTTTGCTCAGAGTCTGTTAGTTCTAAGATATGATTATGGACTGAGGGCTAGACTAGCAGTGATGGTATTATTGCAcatgttaattattttcaaggacaTGTTATTTCATAGTGCTTGATCATTGGGTCTGCTTTTGGTCCCTGCCCTCCCTCtcgtttttattgttttttatatgtatatcaCATACTGGCAAGTtctgaatttcaaaatgattttaattggTTACTGATAATTTAGAAGGGCTGGGTTGAGGGAGGAGTTGCAACTTAGGTTTTAATCATGAATGATGTCTCTATCGTTGAGCATATAATGTATGCTACATATAGGTTTTGATAAAAGGTAGTGCAGCACTGGCAGGTAATTCAATTTCCAAGGTGAGTGGAAGTTAAAGTGATCTGAAAGGATGGCAGCTTAGGGTTTGCTGTTGCCTGAATCTTGGAAATGTGAACACCATGTGAGTAATATTTGTTTGTTCCTTATAACTGATAACCAAAGTGTagctttgtttttgaaatttgaacattTTGAATTCTGCAAGGGGAGAGGGACAAATAAAAGAGAGACAAAGAAGTGTGAGaagaaaagagtaaaaaaacgAGAATCTTGGAAAGCAATTTGAGTGTAATCGGCTCATCTACCTTGACCTTGTTTGTTTCCTTGTATTTATTCCAGTCTCCATAATTTTTGTCAggtctttgaatttttttaaattaatttaattaatatttgtgtttatttttgtgGTGGTTAAGCTATAGATGAGTTGTATTTTACCTTTCAGTTGGCATTGTTAActtgttatcatttttaatggAGAAGTAAGCAGTTTTTTTAAGGTGAATCTGGTCGACGGATTGTAAAATTGGCATccaataattttgttaaaatgatCTCATAGGATCCCTAGACGAGTTTCATGGCGCAGTTTCACCATAGACTTTTTCTATATTTAGACCCTATTATTTGATAGAATCTTGCAGCAGGTGTTTTATATATAagacggggggggggggggggggggggggaacacATTTATTTGCGCACTCATTAGAAATTCAATACTAATGTAACAGGTACGAGATGACGAAAATCATTTGGGAATTACGATCTttgtctcatttttattttgcgATTGTATGATTTTTCCACGTTAAAATaccttaacaataaaaaaaaattgtcagcAGCTTTTAGCAAAATCTCAATATAggtaattataaatttaggtAAGTTGTtttaaattagtataaaattaattttgaatcatTGAATGTAATTAAGATGCgtgtttgaattaattttatcatagaCTTACATTAGAACTTGTATGTTTATTATGTCTGAATTTTTAACGTTAAAATAAATGGGCATTGAAGTTGGACAGATTTTGCACTATGTCAACTCTACTAGTATGAagttttttaacattaaaacaATTAGGCCATTGCCATGAAgattttttataagtaaattatttttattgacatgttttcatttgatGATAATACGGAATATGAATTTTCAAGTTTGATGTTTTTGTTTggttattttcaattattttccaCAACCTTGTTGCCTTAGTTGATGTGAGACCTTAGTAAGCTAAAAAATTAATGGTAGTTGCATTTTCCGGAGTTCAATACACTGGGTTGAGGTCATGACACGGCGTTCATCGGCTGTTGCTGAAAACGTTCAGATTTAGTGAATAAATAggataaatattcattttggtGCTTGAAAGTgtgaaatagtaacaaatttatcctgaaaaatttaaatttaaatttagtctttgaatatatataaagtgtgacaaattgatctataattaaatttgtaagattattttataattaaatttgtattattttattattaagttgtaatgtttaaaatcatattgacaataagttatattttttaaggattaatttaACAATAAGATATAAAGTTTatagattaatttattatattttttacacttttaaaaactaaatttgattttttttaatcttttaaagatCAATTTATTACATTCTCAAAATAGATACTTAccctaataaataatatacattcactatgtaaaaattatatatgtctaCAGTCATCCAATCAAATACATTTCACTGTAAAAAAATTAGAGCTAAAAACAGGTCAATTGTGGTTCAAAACCTTATACGTTAAAATCAAATGCATGACTATTCTATCTAAGCATACAAAACTTCCTTCATCGATTTTTCTCATTGTACTCAGAGGAGTAATACACCTTTAAAACTTTTGGAAGATACACTGGCAATAGGAATCCAAATAGGTTGAAACACCAGTAAGCCATATTAGCCATTGCAAGTGCTTTCCCAACATGAATCCTCCAAGCAGACCCACTGTGCTCGTCATTCATCTTGTAGACCTCACTCCTAAGCCAATCCACAATCGTGAAAATCCTCCTGGCGTTGTAGAATGCCCCCAGAAAAGCTCTAATAGGAGCCGAGAACCTTTGAGATGATGCCACTCCCTCCATGAAAACTTGGCTGGCCAAGAGAAAAACATGGGGTGCTGCTGCTTTGATCCCTTCCTGGTCACCCTCAAAAACACCCTCTAGAATGTAGGCTATTGGAGTGAAGAGGCCAATGGTGGCACCTATGAGGGCATAAAGTTGGAGGAGCTTGTTTTGGGGGTTGAAAACTTGGGGGTCCCTTGATGGTTGAAGAGAGGGGAAAGCCACCTTGGCTATGAAGTACATGTAAATTAGGGAGAA from Glycine soja cultivar W05 chromosome 16, ASM419377v2, whole genome shotgun sequence harbors:
- the LOC114389164 gene encoding uncharacterized protein LOC114389164, translating into MSGGIGPTGCDISLPKEQELGFKEQHDQQSLKNLNKPTTPQDKVGFLSFNQLNALAVVIVLSASGLVSPEDFAFVFFSLIYMYFIAKVAFPSLQPSRDPQVFNPQNKLLQLYALIGATIGLFTPIAYILEGVFEGDQEGIKAAAPHVFLLASQVFMEGVASSQRFSAPIRAFLGAFYNARRIFTIVDWLRSEVYKMNDEHSGSAWRIHVGKALAMANMAYWCFNLFGFLLPVYLPKVLKVYYSSEYNEKNR
- the LOC114389137 gene encoding SKP1-like protein 21 isoform X3, whose amino-acid sequence is MSDAAMAVVKPEMKSYIWLQTVDGSIQQVEEEVAMFCPMICQEVLQTGMGSSKNYAISLPQRVNPAILGLILDYCRFHQVPGHSNKERKTFDEKFIRMDTKKLCELTSAADSLQLKPLVDLTSRALARIIEGKTPEEIRETFHLPDDLTEEEKLEPLRNITDDPRIRLLNRLYARKRKELKERKKLKDVEVEEEPKDERSVEDLLSFINGADGDMKGTRTNKNKKKNRRRKDHAKDLSSKNENDKDLNPLPSAYHNVYFDNALEASASKHSRMQNLPAISFSPKFEVIDGDVDDDLDPAMKEELDREVEDFARRLNSDWPERMQILSLGQDRRLVPPISMNSNGSTHLYTGNSISKVSGS
- the LOC114389137 gene encoding SKP1-like protein 21 isoform X1 — protein: MSDAAMAVVKPEMKSYIWLQTVDGSIQQVEEEVAMFCPMICQEVLQTGMGSSKNYAISLPQRVNPAILGLILDYCRFHQVPGHSNKERKTFDEKFIRMDTKKLCELTSAADSLQLKPLVDLTSRALARIIEGKTPEEIRETFHLPDDLTEEEKLEPLRNITDDPRIRLLNRLYARKRKELKERKKLKDVEVEEEPKDERSVEDLLSFINGADGDMKGTRTNKNKKKNRRRKDHAKDLSSKNENDKDLNPLPSAYHNVYFDNALEASASKHSRMQNLPAISFSPKFEVIDGDVDDDLDPAMKEELDREVEDFARRLNSDWPERMQILSLGQDRRLVPPISMNSNGSTHLYTALAGNSISKVSGS
- the LOC114389137 gene encoding SKP1-like protein 21 isoform X2, whose amino-acid sequence is MPFSIFFFFFFKMKSYIWLQTVDGSIQQVEEEVAMFCPMICQEVLQTGMGSSKNYAISLPQRVNPAILGLILDYCRFHQVPGHSNKERKTFDEKFIRMDTKKLCELTSAADSLQLKPLVDLTSRALARIIEGKTPEEIRETFHLPDDLTEEEKLEPLRNITDDPRIRLLNRLYARKRKELKERKKLKDVEVEEEPKDERSVEDLLSFINGADGDMKGTRTNKNKKKNRRRKDHAKDLSSKNENDKDLNPLPSAYHNVYFDNALEASASKHSRMQNLPAISFSPKFEVIDGDVDDDLDPAMKEELDREVEDFARRLNSDWPERMQILSLGQDRRLVPPISMNSNGSTHLYTALAGNSISKVSGS